The proteins below come from a single Mercenaria mercenaria strain notata chromosome 3, MADL_Memer_1, whole genome shotgun sequence genomic window:
- the LOC123525430 gene encoding GPI mannosyltransferase 3-like: protein MTRDAKSTATIRRRRAKNKSDFERLKNSRPSSPTPLEEINEFNEEDEGYLFDDEVLGPSVIKKIMSSEKTLLLSLISLRLVNSLFIQTSFVPDEYWQSLEVSHNMVFGYGYLTWEWKNGLRGYLYPSVFAVFYKLLAIFGLDNRLLLIKLPRLIQGVIAAVGDLYLYKFSWLLCDRATAQWTLLCQTINWFMLYCSTRTLTNSTETALISAALFYFPWPGKQNDSSQSVRKFLSLAALSVIVRPTAAVIWLLLCSWHLQNSKNQLYKTLKSYVIVGCCSLALSATIDRIFYGKWTCVQYNFLVFNVLSGGGAFYGTHPWHWYLSQGYLVIMATHIFPFVLGAWRAKNKVPLFVIIWTVIIYSFLSHKEFRFLMPVLPLSFHYCGIYFQSLCRKPKLKKRRTKRAQASVKNENMRGSQESLFSIGDGSESTGTEISSEQSVATTETSGISSDADNVKNKESEVGVNDTEVENIDPKIAEEAKQRDLSTNEIIAEMEKKQRETHKNNLSKAKIFVIILLVTNIPAAMYFSLIHQRGTILVMKHIHDASLEKNVDVMFLMPCHSTPYYSYIHRNISMKFLTCEPNIEHKENYIDEAEVFFKDPVGWLKKEYGMSSRPWPTHLVYFSPLQKQLGLYLTQSGYKDCASFFHTHLPEGRVGTHVLVSCR, encoded by the exons ATGACAAGAGATGCAAAAAGCACTGCTACAATCCGTAGACGAAGAGCAAAGAATAAGAGTGACTTTGAAAGGCTAAAGAATAGTCGACCCTCTTCACCTACGCCTCTAGAGGAAATCAATGAATTCAATGAGGAAGATGAAGGCTATTTGTTTGATGATGAAGTTCTTGGACCTTCTGTGATCAAGAAGATTATGTCGTCGGAGAAAACATTACTTCTGTCATTAATATCACTAAGACTTGTCAACTCACTTTTCATACAGACAAGCTTCGTTCCAGATGAATACTGGCAGTCACTTGAGGTTTCTCATAATATGGTATTTGG GTATGGTTATTTAACTTGGGAATGGAAGAATGGATTGAGAGGTTACCTGTACCCGTcagtttttgctgtattttataAACTACTGGCTATTTTTGGACTTGATAATAGACTTTTATTG ATTAAATTGCCACGACTTATACAGGGTGTCATTGCTGCTGTTGGTGACCTATATCTTTATAAGTTCTCCTGGTTGTTATGTGACCGAGCCACCGCCCAGTGGACCTTGCTATGTCAGACCATCAATTGGTTCATGTTGTATTGTTCAACGAGGACACTTACAAATAGTACGGAGACAGCCCTCATATCTGCAGCATTGTTTTACTTTCCATGGCCTGGGAAACAAAATGATTCTAG tcaatCAGTACGTAAGTTCCTAAGTCTAGCGGCATTGTCAGTCATTGTACGACCAACGGCAGCTGTCATCTGGTTACTGCTGTGTTCTTGGCATTTACAGAATAGTAAAAATCAGCTGTATAAAACTCTGAAAAGCTATGTCATTGTTGG ATGTTGTTCACTAGCGTTGTCAGCTACTATAGACAGGATATTTTATGGGAAATGGACATGTGTGCAATACAACTTTCTAGTGTTCAATGTGTTGAGTGGGGGAGGGGCTTTCTACGGGACACACCCATGGCACTGGTACCTGTCCCAGGGATATCTAGTCATCATGGCAACACATATATTTCCATTCGTTCTTGGAGCTTGGCGAGCAAAGAATAAAGTCCCATTGTTTGTTATAATATGGACTGTGATCATTTATAG cTTTCTCTCACACAAGGAATTCCGGTTTTTGATGCCAGTGTTACCTTTATCATTTCACTACTGTGGTATTTACTTTCAATCCCTGTGCAGAAAACCGAAATTAAAAAAACGGAGGACAAAAAGAGCACAGGCAtctgttaaaaatgaaaacatgcgAGGTTCTCAGGAAAGTTTATTCAGTATTGGAGATGGGAGCGAAAGTACGGGGACTGAAATCTCATCAGAACAGAGTGTAGCTACGACAGAGACAAGTGGAATAAGTAGCGATGCTGATAATGTGAAAAATAAAGAAAGCGAAGTTGGCGTGAATGATACAGAGGTGGAAAATATTGATCCTAAGATAGCAGAAGAAGCAAAGCAAAGAGATTTGTCAACAAACGAAATCATAGCGGAAATGGAGAAAAAACAACGggaaacacataaaaataatttgtcCAAAGCAAAgatatttgttatcattttacTAGTAACTAACATTCCAGCAGCGATGTATTTTAGTCTAATTCATCAAAGAGGGACAATACTTGTTATGAAGCATATACATGATGCAAGTTTGGAGAAAAATGTAGACGTTATGTTCCTGATGCCATGCCATTCTACTCCATATTACAG ttatatacatCGAAACATCAGCATGAAATTTCTAACATGCGAACCAAACATCGAGCATAAAGAGAACTATATAGACGAAGCTGAAGTATTTTTCAAAGACCCAGTAGGGTGGTTAAAAAAGGAGTACGGCATGTCGTCCCGTCCTTGGCCAACCCATCTTGTATATTTTAGTCCACTACAGAAGCAGCTCGGACTGTATCTGACACAGAGTGGATACAAAGATTGTGCTAGCTTTTTTCATACACATCTACCAGAAGGTCGTGTAGGAACGCATGTTCTAGTCAGTTGCAGATAG